ACCTTTGAATTCCAATGTTGAGCCGAGAAACCGTTCTGGCTTGAATGTCAGTGGATCTTCCCAGTACAGAGGGTCTCGTGCAATCGCCCAAATGTTTACAAGTACTTGAGAGTCTTTTGGAACTGAATAGTTCATCACTTGACACGATTCGTGTGCGCGGTGAGGAAGGAGAAGTGGCGCTGGAGGATGCAGCCTTAATGTTTCTTTTACACATGCTTGTAGGTAAGTTAGTTGAGGTAGTTGGGATTCCTTCACCACATCTTGTTTAATTTCTCTTTCCAGTTCTTGTATGACTTTCTTCATTGATTCTGGATTCTTTATTAATTCTGCCATTGCCCATTCAATTGTTGAGCTAGTTGTGTCTGTTCCAGCACCGAACAACTCCTGTGAACAAAGCATGATGATATATCAACTATTTATGTATGTGTAAACTAAATTACAAAACAATTTTAAGTACCTGAAGAAGGCTATTGATACCAACGTCACTGAAATTATTTTCAATCAAAGCATCAAGAAAATCTCTGCCATCTCTTGAAGAAgaattttcttttgcttcttttctttctttgatgaTGGCAGCCCAGTAAGCATTAATCTGCTCCCCCACTTTCTTACTCTTCCTCCTTATTCCCTGAAGATCTAATCCACTCAAAATCGGATAGAAATCCGATATATTTGGAGATATAGCTGTCTCCATGACTGTCCTTACAAGTGCTTTCATTTCTTCTCCTTCACAACTATCATTCTCAAAGCTGAAAATGTTTTTTGACAAAATCACATTACTCAACATGTTGTACACACAAGTAAATGCTATCTCTCCAATATTCACTGCCTTGCCTTCCCTTCTATCTAGAAATTTAACCATCTCCATCACTTTTTCCTCCCTTAAACATGCTTGAGACTCTATAGCTTTGCTTGAAAACAACTCACTTCGACAAATGGTTCGCAAATACTTCCATCCTTCACCACATTCAAATGACCATCCGAGTGATATGTTGTTCAGTTCTGATCTCTCAAGTGGCATCACTTGAGGAACATATCGAGCTGACAAAACACGATCGTGGGTCTTAAGAATTTCTGTGGCGGCAGCGGGTGATGAAGCAATAACCATGGTTTGTGTACCTAGCTTTAGAGAGATGAGAGGGCCATAGGTTTTGGCAAAGTTTGATAGAGTAACATGAGGCATCTTTCCCATGTGAAAGAGATTGCCTACTAAAGGCCATGGATTTGGACCTGGAGGAAGTGGAAGAGACTTTGCTGATGAAGTTTTGAAATGTTTGAGAATTAATATGAGGATAAGGAGAGGCAGGACTAAAGCAAGAGGAATGAAAAGATTGGAGCCTGCCATTACGTTAAGCTAATTCCTGCAAGTAGCTAGTTTGGAGTTAGTGGTGGAAACCACAATCAACACTCTTACCATTTAATTGTGCAATGAAATCATTGACATAGCTATTCAATATATTTCTATATGTGAAGTCCCCCACATGTTGAAATATAATAAGTgataaaaggaaaatatataGTTAGTGGTTGCCTGAGGTATCTACGTCGTCTTAGCCATTACGTTAAGCTAATTCCTGCAAGTAGCTAGTTTGGAGTTAGTGGTGGAAACGACAATCAACACTCTTACCATTTAATTGTGCAATGCAATCATTGACATATCTATTCAATATATTTCTATATGTGAAGTCCCCCACATGTTGAAATATAATAAGTGATAAAAGGAAAATACATAGTTAGTGGTTGCCTGAGGTATCTACGTTGTCATCAACCATTACActatatatttttaatgttcGTTAAGCAAGATGTCATATCCATATCATATTTGTCTCACTATGTTAGTTTTGTATGTCTCGGCCAAGCCATTAAAGTCTTTGTATTGTATGTAGGAAGGGTTAGTATTCTTCCATTCTATGAAAAAAATATAGTGTCATACCAAACTTTAACGCCTTTTGCAGGCCAGTCCATTGACTTGagattaaatttatatttattctttGCAGCTCTGTCATTTCATTTGCATTTGTGTTGAAATCTCATTGCTTGCTtagttttagacttttagttcATGTTTTGAGAAGTGTTTCTATGGGATATTATGAATACATGCTGTTGTATGCTTGACCCTATGGATTTTGAAGTAATTTTGCGCCTTTGAAATGATGGAGACTTTGTCTGACTGAGTGTTTGTTTACTATTGTTGATTAATCATGAGTACTGCTGTATATAATTCTGATAGCTCATGCGGATTACTTCCTTTTATTACTCAGAAGCAAGAAATTCGAAGTCAGCACCAATTCTGATTCAGAGTAAGAGCAGAGTGAAACAGTGTATTTAACGAGAAATATTTTGACTGAAGTTGCAAGCTTCAGTAAATGTTCTTAGTTTCAGTTTGAGCAAGAAAGCAAATAATTTCACGTTACAGTTTACAcaccaaccaaacaacaatgtATCTTTACTTTGTTACAGGACAATTGTTTATTTAGCATAGTTTGTGAGAAACAATTTCACATGCACATTACAGCCACCAAATGACAAATTATGTTTTCATGTGCAAAGATTTTGGATATGAAATGAGTTGAGAGTTGTAGTTTGTCTATTTTACGACTCTGGAAGTAGGAATGAGAAGCAGAGGTTGTTCCTTCTGCAGTGTCACACCAAACTTGTCGCTCATATCTAGTTCCTTGGGTTTGGCTCCATTTGACATGTCAAAGAAATGGAGCATTGAAGCAAGAACCAAGGGTACTTGCTTCGCAGCCATCGAAAGTCCAG
This DNA window, taken from Tripterygium wilfordii isolate XIE 37 chromosome 20, ASM1340144v1, whole genome shotgun sequence, encodes the following:
- the LOC119987142 gene encoding (S)-N-methylcoclaurine 3'-hydroxylase isozyme 1-like, with amino-acid sequence MAGSNLFIPLALVLPLLILILILKHFKTSSAKSLPLPPGPNPWPLVGNLFHMGKMPHVTLSNFAKTYGPLISLKLGTQTMVIASSPAAATEILKTHDRVLSARYVPQVMPLERSELNNISLGWSFECGEGWKYLRTICRSELFSSKAIESQACLREEKVMEMVKFLDRREGKAVNIGEIAFTCVYNMLSNVILSKNIFSFENDSCEGEEMKALVRTVMETAISPNISDFYPILSGLDLQGIRRKSKKVGEQINAYWAAIIKERKEAKENSSSRDGRDFLDALIENNFSDVGINSLLQELFGAGTDTTSSTIEWAMAELIKNPESMKKVIQELEREIKQDVVKESQLPQLTYLQACVKETLRLHPPAPLLLPHRAHESCQVMNYSVPKDSQVLVNIWAIARDPLYWEDPLTFKPERFLGSTLEFKGTDFEFLPFGAGRRICPGLPMAAKQVPFVLASLIHFFNWSLPQGDDPKTLDMSEKLGITLQKDKSLFLVPSPRVGK